Proteins encoded in a region of the Prunus persica cultivar Lovell chromosome G4, Prunus_persica_NCBIv2, whole genome shotgun sequence genome:
- the LOC18778231 gene encoding uncharacterized protein LOC18778231, which yields MVCFCFLVDQRRKVRRSKPVAGTCSRCGRGASVADLRTSTRFCYVPFYWKSWKAIMCTFCGAILKSYR from the coding sequence AtggtttgcttttgttttctggtAGACCAGAGGAGGAAGGTGCGGCGGAGCAAGCCGGTGGCTGGGACATGTTCGAGATGTGGGCGTGGAGCAAGCGTGGCTGACCTAAGGACTTCGACTAGGTTTTGTTATGTTCCATTTTATTGGAAATCTTGGAAGGCAATCATGTGTACTTTTTGTGGAGCCATTCTCAAATCTTATAGATGA
- the LOC18779104 gene encoding phytohormone-binding protein has protein sequence MVKEIKTEAVVKVGIEALWKALVKYVRFVAPKLIPLVKNVQMLEGDGGLGTVLLSNFGSDIPKISSSKEKIVELDESLHKIGLQVIEGGHLNLGFSSYRTTFQLTAIREQRSLVSIMITYESEVEDSGIPSTINMSSFNFIRNLESYLLNDAT, from the exons ATGGTTAAGGAAATTAAAACTGAAGCAGTAGTGAAAGTTGGGATTGAAGCCTTGTGGAAAGCTTTGGTAAAATATGTGAGATTTGTGGCACCAAAACTCATCCCACTGGTCAAGAATGTACAAATGCTAGAAGGAGATGGTGGCCTTGGCACAGTCTTGCTCTCCAATTTTGGCTCTG ATATACCAAAGATAAGTTCTTCCAAGGAGAAGATTGTGGAGCTTGATGAGTCTCTGCATAAAATTGGGCTGCAAGTCATAGAAGGGGGCCATTTGAATCTTGGGTTTTCTTCATACAGAACAACTTTCCAACTTACTGCAATTCGGGAGCAGCGCAGCCTGGTCAGTATCATGATCACCTATGAGTCTGAAGTGGAGGATAGTGGCATACCGTCAACGATAAACATgtcttctttcaatttcatcaggAACCTAGAATCTTATTTGTTGAATGATGCTACCTAG
- the LOC18779186 gene encoding phytohormone-binding protein has product MVKEIKTEAKVSVGIEALWKALAKDVAFVTEKVIPNLVKNAEVIEGDGGIGTVFLFNFGSDVPKMSYQKEKIVELDEAVHKIGLQVIEGGHLNFGFSSYKTTFQLTRIQEEETMVSVEVTYESQVEDSSMPSKTAKSVLAFIRSLECYLLNGAI; this is encoded by the exons ATGGTTAAGGAAATTAAAACTGAAGCAAAAGTAAGTGTTGGGATTGAAGCCTTGTGGAAAGCTTTGGCAAAAGATGTGGCATTTGTGACAGAAAAAGTCATCCCAAATTTGGTCAAGAATGCCGAAGTGATAGAAGGAGATGGTGGCATTGGCACAGTCTTCCTCTTCAATTTTGGTTCCG ATGTACCAAAGATGAGTTATCAGAAGGAAAAGATTGTGGAGCTTGATGAGGCTGTGCATAAAATTGGGCTGCAAGTCATTGAAGGAGGACACTTGAACTTTGGGTTTTCTTCATACAAAACAACCTTCCAACTCACTCGAATTCAGGAAGAGGAGACCATGGTCAGTGTTGAGGTCACATATGAGTCTCAAGTGGAAGATAGTAGCATGCCATCAAAGACAGCAAAGTCTGTTTTAGCATTCATAAGGAGCTTAGAATGTTATTTGTTGAATGGTGCTATCTAG
- the LOC18781494 gene encoding lysine-specific histone demethylase 1 homolog 2 translates to METPGAAGSVTKRSLRKKAGLRNYDENLMDDFIEKHLGGTLKKRNRTKEDLEKETEIEAMIALSLGFPIDELLEEEKKAGVVSELGGKQQNDYIVVRNHILARWRGNVQVWLSKGQIKETVSGDYEHLISSAYDFLLYNGYINFGVAPSFVASMPEEATEASVIIVGAGLAGLAAARQLLSLGFKVAVLEGRNRPGGRVYTQKMGQDDKFSAVDLGGSVITGIHANPLGVLARQLSIPLHKVRDKCPLYKPDGTPVDKDIDSKIEVIFNKLLDKVMELRQTMGGFGNDVSLGSVLETLRQLYGVARSTEERQLLDWHLANLEYANAGCLSNLSANYWDQDDPYEMGGDHCFLAGGNWRLIKALCEGVPIFYGKTVNTIIYGDEGVEVIAGDQVFRGDMVLCTVPLGVLKKGAIRFEPQLPPKKIAAIERLGFGLLNKVAMVFPHVFWGEDLDTFGCLNEHGHKRGEFFLFYGYHTVSGGPVLIALVAGEAAQTFESTEPSILLHRVLSVLRGIYTPKGIDVPRPIQTICTRWGGDPLSYGSYSHVRVQSSGNDYDLLAENVGNRLFFAGEATNRQHPATMHGAFLSGLREASCMYRATRRNQNNLRKVMQKNVGPSNDMLEDLFKRPDLAFGNFSFVFDPSTEDPKSVGLMRVSVGSSEDSYKQELPNNFQHSLTIPLQLYAVISREQACGLELVAGGDENRLSYLVKDFGLKLMGPSALGTVGNSLTVSIANARRGRGRNRTSAGRQ, encoded by the exons ATGGAGACACCAGGTGCAGCTGGTTCTGTTACTAAGCGGTCTCTAAGGAAGAAAGCGGGTTTGCGAAATTATGATGAGAATTTGATGGATGATTTCATAGAGAAGCATTTGGGTGGTACTTTGAAGAAAAGGAATAGAACCAAGGAGGATTTGGAGAAAGAGACCGAAATTGAGGCCATGATAGCATTGTCCCTTGGATTCCCCATTGATGAGCTGCTTGAGGAGGAAAAGAAAGCTGGGGTGGTCAGTGAGTTGGGCGGGAAGCAGCAGAATGATTATATTGTTGTGAGGAATCATATTTTAGCAAGGTGGAGGGGTAATGTGCAAGTGTGGCTTTCAAAAGGACAGATTAAAGAAACTGTGAGTGGTGATTATGAGCATTTGATATCTTCAGCTTACGACTTTCTTTTATATAATGGATACATTAATTTTGGGGTTGCACCATCATTTGTGGCTAGTATGCCAGAGGAGGCAACCGAAGCGTCTGTCATTATTGTTGGTGCGGGACTTGCTGGGCTAGCGGCTGCAAGGCAGCTTCTGTCATTGGGTTTCAAGGTGGCTGTTTTAGAAGGTAGGAATCGACCTGGTGGAAGAGTTTACACCCAAAAGATGGGGCAGGATGACAAATTTTCTGCAGTGGATCTTGGCGGCAGTGTCATTACTGGCATCCATGCTAATCCTCTTGGAGTTCTGGCCAGGCAACTTTCCATTCCGCTTCATAAGGTCAGAGATAAGTGTCCTCTGTACAAGCCCGATGGGACACCTGTTGATAAGGACATTGATTCTAAGATTGAAGTCATCTTTAATAAGTTGCTTGACAAAGTCATGGAACTCAGACAAACTATGGGTGGGTTTGGAAATGATGTATCTTTGGGTTCAGTTTTGGAGACACTGAGGCAGTTGTATGGTGTTGCTAGAAGTACTGAGGAGAGGCAACTTCTTGATTGGCATTTGGCAAATTTGGAATATGCAAATGCTGGATGTCTATCGAATCTCTCAGCTAATTATTGGGATCAGGATGATCCTTATGAGATGGGTGGGGACCACTGCTTTCTTGCTGGAGGTAATTGGAGATTGATAAAAGCATTGTGTGAAGGGGTTCCCATATTCTATGGAAAGACTGTCAATACTATTATTTATGGAGATGAAGGGGTTGAAGTTATTGCCGGGGACCAAGTGTTTCGAGGGGATATGGTCCTATGCACTGTTCCTCTTGGAGTTCTGAAAAAGGGGGCTATCAGATTTGAACCTCAGTTGCCCCCAAAAAAGATTGCAGCAATTGAAAGGTTGGGATTTGGGCTGCTGAATAAAGTAGCAATGGTTTTTCCTCATGTTTTCTGGGGAGAAGACCTGGATACTTTTGGATGTCTAAATGAACACGGCCATAAACGTGGAGAGTTCTTTCTGTTCTATGGATACCATACTGTATCTGGAGGTCCAGTTCTCATTGCACTGGTGGCTGGAGAAGCTGCACAAACATTTGAAAGCACAGAACCGTCCATATTGCTCCATCGAGTTTTAAGCGTCCTCAGAG GTATATATACTCCTAAGGGGATTGATGTGCCTCGGCCGATACAAACCATATGTACAAGATGGGGTGGTGATCCCCTTTCCTATGGTTCATATTCTCATGTTAGAGTACAGTCCTCTGGCAATGACTACGATTTACTAGCAGAAAATGTTGGAAACCGGCTGTTCTTTGCAGGTGAGGCTACAAATAGGCAACATCCTGCTACTATGCATGGGGCCTTTCTGAGTGGCCTGAGAGAGGCTTCGTGCATGTATCGCGCCACAAGACGTAACCAAAATAATCTGAGGAAAGTCATGCAAAAGAATGTTGGACCAAGCAATGATATGCTGGAAGATTTATTCAAGAGGCCCGATTTAGCATTTGGGAATTTTTCGTTTGTATTTGATCCTTCAACAGAAGACCCAAAATCAGTAGGGCTTATGAGAGTTAGTGTTGGGAGTAGTGAAGACAGTTATAAACAAGAGTTACCAAACAACTTCCAACATTCCTTAACCATACCCTTGCAGCTTTATGCAGTCATATCTCGTGAGCAAGCATGTGGGTTAGAACTGGTGGCGGGAGGAGATGAAAATAGGTTATCATACTTGGTAAAAGATTTTGGCTTGAAGCTGATGGGACCTAGTGCCCTGGGAACTGTAGGTAACTCCTTGACAGTTAGCATTGCCAATGCTAGAAGAGGCAGGGGAAGGAATCGCACGTCTGCTGGACGCCAGTAG
- the LOC18780399 gene encoding uncharacterized protein LOC18780399, whose amino-acid sequence MDFLGNKKTLIIVLLFVSAAVLAQSKGTSDIKVCYGRKSRCFLKQIPCPKECPFASPTDKNAKICYLNCDSPICKAECKKRKPNCDGPGSACMDPRFIGGDGIVFYFHGKKNEYFSLVSDPNLQINARFIGLRPEGRTRDYTWIQALGLLFDSNSFSLEATKASAWDDEIDLLTFTYNGEELVIPESHLSVWQSPGNVIRVERTSSKNSVLITLPEVAEISVNVVPVTKEDDRIHNYQIPSDDCFAHLEVQFRFYGLSSNVEGVLGRTYQPDFKNPAKPGVAMPVVGGEQKYRTTSLVSADCIACVFAQSGKLDQTDSRVMDYGKLDCTGNSFGGNGIVCRK is encoded by the exons ATGGATTTCTTAGGCAACAAAAAGACACTGATCATTGTGCTACTCTTTGTATCTGCTGCTGTTCTAGCACAGAGTAAGGGAACTTCAGATATCAAAGTTTGCTACGGCCGGAAAAGCCGCTGCTTTCTCAAGCAGATACCCTGCCCAAAGGAATGTCCATTTGCTTCACCAACAGACAAGAACGCTAAAATTTGCTACCTCAACTGTGACTCGCCCATATGCAAAGCTGAGTGCAAAA AGCGCAAGCCTAATTGCGATGGCCCTGGATCAGCATGCATGGACCCTCGCTTCATTGGTGGAGATGGCATTGTCTTTTACTTCCACGGCAAGAAAAATGAGTACTTCAGCTTAGTTTCTGATCCCAACCTCCAAATCAATGCCCGGTTCATTGGTCTCCGCCCTGAAGGACGAACCAGGGACTATACTTGGATTCAGGCCCTCGGACTCCTTTTTGACTCTAACAGCTTCTCCCTTGAGGCCACCAAAGCATCAGCATGGGATGATGAAATTGACCTCTTGACATTCACTTACAATGGAGAGGAGCTAGTCATCCCAGAATCCCATCTCTCTGTGTGGCAATCTCCAGGCAATGTCATTAGAGTGGAGCGAACATCAAGCAAGAACAGTGTCTTAATCACTCTCCCAGAAGTTGCTGAGATTTCAGTAAATGTGGTGCCTGTGACAAAGGAAGATGACAGGATCCACAATTATCAGATACCATCAGATGACTGTTTTGCTCACCTGGAAGTACAGTTCAGATTCTATGGCCTATCCTCAAATGTTGAAGGAGTGCTTGGAAGGACTTACCAGCCAGATTTCAAGAACCCAGCAAAGCCTGGAGTAGCTATGCCAGTGGTTGGTGGTGAACAAAAGTACAGAACAACATCACTTGTCTCAGCAGATTGCATTGCTTGTGTGTTCGCTCAATCTGGGAAGCTGGACCAAACAGATTCAAGGGTGATGGATTACGGAAAGCTCGATTGTACTGGTAATTCCTTCGGCGGAAATGGAATAGTTTGCAGGAAATAA
- the LOC18780725 gene encoding receptor-like protein kinase THESEUS 1: MVKMKLVKLVPLVLALVLLMSLRSSASFTPIDNYLIACGSSKSITFQGRTFVPDTQQSSLVLKSANSVVASSNSTVPSPIYQSARVFKAAASYKFKIQQEGRHWVRLYFYPLTSPGQNLESAQLTVVTDNFVLLTNFTFKNYNGSYLFKEYAINVTSDTLTLTLIPSNNSVAFVNAIEVVSIPDALLPDQAYAVNPSAPFSGLSDLSLQTVYRLNMGGPLITAQNDTLGRTWENDMKYLHVDSSAVNVSVNPASIKYPQAVTAEIAPNWVYATAEAMGNANVPNVNFNITWVLTVDPNFLYLVRVHFCDIVSKALNSLVFNVFVNSDNVLSSLDLSSITGDLGVPYYKDFVSNSSAGTLTVSVGPDSMADITNAILNGLEVMKISNELGSLDGSLSVGNILPSSPSKKNNIGIIVGSAVGAVSVMAIIGLFYCCLAFRKSKSTNQGTWLPLPLYGNSQTMTKMSTTSQKSNTASCISLVSSNLGRFFMFQEILDATNKFDESLLLGVGGFGRVYQGTLEDGTKVAVKRGNPRSEQGLAEFRTEIEMLSKLRHRHLVSLIGYCDERSEMILVYEYMANGPLRSHLYGTDLPTLSWKLRLEICIGAAKGLHYLHTGAAQSIIHRDVKTTNILLDENFVAKVADFGLSKTGPALDQTHVSTAVKGSFGYLDPEYFRRQQLTEKSDVYSFGVVLMEVLCTRPALNPVLPREQVNIAEWAMTWQKKGMLDQIMDPNLVGKVNPASLKKFGETAEKCLAEYGVDRPSMGDVLWNLEYALQLEETSSALMEPEDNSTNHIPGIQLTPLEPFDNSVSMIDGGHSGTDEDAEDAATSAVFSQLVNPRGR; this comes from the coding sequence ATGGTGAAGATGAAACTAGTAAAGTTGGTACCTTTGGTTCTTGCTCTTGTATTGCTTATGAGTCTTAGATCATCTGCTTCATTCACTCCTATCGATAACTACTTAATTGCTTGCGGTTCTTCGAAAAGTATCACATTTCAAGGTCGAACCTTTGTTCCTGATACACAACAATCTTCCCTTGTACTAAAAAGTGCAAATTCTGTAGTTGCTAGCTCCAATTCTACTGTCCCTTCTCCAATTTACCAATCTGCTCGAGTTTTCAAGGCAGCAGCTTCTTACAAATTCAAAATCCAGCAAGAAGGCCGGCATTGGGTCCGCCTTTATTTTTACCCTCTTACAAGTCCTGGCCAAAACTTGGAGTCTGCTCAATTAACTGTGGTTACTGATAATTTTGTACTCTTGACCAACTTCACTTTCAAGAACTATAATGGTTCTTATCTGTTCAAGGAGTATGCAATCAATGTAACTTCAGATACCTTGACTCTCACCCTCATTCCTTCAAACAATTCAGTTGCTTTTGTTAATGCAATTGAAGTTGTATCTATCCCGGATGCACTGCTCCCTGACCAGGCATATGCTGTGAATCCATCCGCTCCTTTTAGTGGCCTTTCTGACCTTTCCCTTCAAACAGTTTACCGGTTAAACATGGGGGGTCCTTTGATCACTGCTCAAAACGATACCCTTGGAAGAACTTGGGAGAATGATATGAAATACCTTCATGTGGACAGTTCTGCAGTAAATGTATCAGTCAACCCTGCGAGCATTAAATATCCACAGGCTGTCACAGCCGAAATCGCACCAAATTGGGTCTATGCGACTGCCGAAGCCATGGGAAATGCAAATGTGCCCAATGTGAACTTCAACATAACTTGGGTCCTTACGGTTGATCCAAATTTCTTGTATCTTGTTCGGGTGCATTTCTGTGATATTGTCAGCAAGGCTCTGAATAGTCTTGTTTTCAATGTTTTCGTGAATTCTGACAATGTGCTCTCGAGTCTTGACCTCTCTTCCATTACTGGTGACTTGGGTGTGCCTTATTACAAAGATTTTGTGTCCAACTCCTCAGCAGGAACTTTGACTGTCAGTGTTGGTCCAGATTCAATGGCGGATATCACTAATGCAATTCTGAATGGGTTGGAGGTCATGAAGATCAGCAATGAGTTGGGGAGCTTGGATGGGTCTCTATCAGTGGGGAATATCCTTCCTAGTTCACCCTCGAAGAAGAATAATATAGGAATCATAGTTGGTTCTGCTGTAGGAGCTGTATCTGTTATGGCAATTATTGGTCTCTTTTATTGCTGCTTGGCATTCCGCAAGTCAAAGAGTACTAACCAAGGGACATGGCTGCCTTTGCCTTTGTATGGAAATTCTCAAACCATGACAAAAATGTCTACAACTTCACAAAAGAGTAACACAGCAAGCTGCATTTCATTAGTTTCCTCCAATCTTGGCCGCTTCTTCATGTTCCAGGAAATTCTGGATGCAACCAACAAGTTTGATGAGAGCCTACTTCTTGGAGTTGGTGGTTTTGGTAGGGTTTACCAGGGAACACTTGAAGACGGGACAAAAGTAGCTGTTAAAAGAGGAAACCCAAGATCTGAACAAGGTCTTGCTGAATTCCGAACTGAAATTGAAATGTTATCTAAGCTCCGCCATCGCCACCTTGTGTCTCTGATTGGCTACTGTGATGAAAGGTCAGAAATGATTCTGGTCTATGAGTACATGGCCAATGGACCCCTCAGGAGCCATTTGTATGGAACAGATCTCCCAACCCTATCATGGAAGCTACGGCTCGAAATCTGCATTGGGGCTGCAAAGGGTCTCCATTATCTCCACACTGGTGCAGCTCAAAGCATAATTCACCGAGATGTGAAGACAACCAATATTCTCTTGGATGAGAACTTTGTAGCCAAAGTTGCTGATTTTGGCCTCTCAAAAACAGGTCCAGCTCTAGATCAGACCCATGTGAGTACAGCTGTTAAGGGTAGTTTTGGTTACCTTGATCCTGAATACTTTAGAAGGCAACAGCTCACGGAAAAATCAGATGTGTATTCATTTGGGGTAGTTCTAATGGAAGTTCTGTGCACAAGACCTGCTTTGAATCCTGTTCTTCCCAGGGAGCAGGTCAACATAGCAGAATGGGCGATGACCTGGCAAAAGAAGGGCATGCTAGACCAAATCATGGACCCAAATCTGGTAGGGAAGGTAAATCCAGCTTCTCTTAAGAAGTTTGGGGAGACAGCTGAGAAGTGCCTTGCTGAGTATGGTGTTGACAGGCCATCAATGGGAGATGTCTTGTGGAATCTTGAATATGCTCTTCAGCTTGAGGAAACGTCATCTGCACTCATGGAACCTGAAGATAATAGCACAAACCACATACCTGGTATCCAATTAACCCCACTTGAGCCATTTGATAACAGTGTGAGCATGATTGATGGGGGGCACTCCGGCACAGATGAAGATGCAGAAGATGCTGCCACAAGTGCTGTGTTTTCTCAGCTTGTTAATCCTCGCGGAAGATGA
- the LOC18780377 gene encoding protein ULTRAPETALA 2 — protein MGNEKISGELKMAQGARRSRSSAARHNIGIKDESNEIMFRDEDIKQLENIHELVRGPNYVEVICGCTSKKYGDQVGKLKISSTGQFQINCECSAPSTCEEVGVLEEIGKLTPEEFEKHSREKEGGPRKWKSNIWVTIKGKKVPLWKSGLMRYYKHASNEGKLGSSSRRRGTFHRDEFLLCSKCKKERRFRLRTKQECKAFHYASMIKKWKCSDHPYDKIKCGDEEERASRKSCRGCPRTSTCKGCTCCVCLGCLRCRYLDCNCRICVDFMQNAQP, from the exons ATGGGGAATGAGAAAATAAGTGGGGAG CTGAAAATGGCTCAAG GTGCAAGGAGATCTCGATCATCAGCTGCCAGACACAACATTGGGATTAAAGATGAGAGCAATGAAATAATGTTCAGAGATGAAGATATTAAGCAACTGGAGAACATACATGAGCTCGTGCGAGGGCCAAATTACGTTGAAGTGATTTGTGGTTGCACAAGCAAGAAATATGGGGATCAAGTCGGCAAGCTTAAGATTTCTTCTACCGGCCAATTCCAAATAAATTGTGAATGCTCTGCACCTTCAACTTGCGAGGAAG TGGGGGTGTTAGAAGAAATTGGCAAATTGACACCAGAGGAATTCGAGAAGCATTCAAGGGAGAAAGAGGGGGGACCTAGAAAGTGGAAGAGCAATATTTGGGTAACAATCAAGGGCAAGAAAGTCCCACTTTGGAAATCAGGGCTGATGAGATACTACAAGCATGCCTCCAATGAAGGCAAATTGGGTTCAAGCAGTCGGCGTAGAGGGACTTTTCACAGGGATGAATTTCTACTTTGCTCCAAGTGTAAGAAAGAACGCAGGTTTCGCCTGCGAACGAAACAAGAGTGCAAAGCCTTCCATTATGCCTCCATGATTAAGAAGTGGAAATGCTCTGATCATCCATACGACAA AATAAAATGtggtgatgaagaagaaagagcaaGTCGAAAAAGCTGTAGGGGTTGTCCTCGTACATCAACATGCAAGGGTTGCACATGTTGTGTGTGTCTTGGGTGTCTCAGATGCCGCTACTTGGACTGCAACTGCCGCATCTGTGTTGATTTCATGCAAAATGCCCAACCATGA
- the LOC18779460 gene encoding phytohormone-binding protein: MAVKEKKDQKTVGVGVEALWRAMAKDTVTVIPKIMPSIVRRIEVIEGDGGLGSVLLFNLGDHHVESKRKQTEKIVELDDSEYRFALKVLEGPALTLRNFSALTTSFQLSKIGEQETLVDMKVVYETEKEEANTGDIALQPAISYIQFLEKYVLES, encoded by the exons ATGGCTgtcaaagagaaaaaggatCAAAAAACAGTTGGTGTTGGAGTTGAAGCCCTGTGGAGAGCTATGGCTAAGGATACAGTTACTGTTATACCAAAGATAATGCCTAGTATTGTGCGCAGGATTGAAGTGATTGAGGGAGATGGTGGCCTTGGTTCTGTTTTGCTCTTCAATCTTGGCGATC ATCATGTAGAGTCCAAGAGAAAACAGACAGAAAAAATTGTGGAACTTGACGACTCTGAGTATCGATTTGCACTGAAAGTATTGGAAGGTCCGGCGCTAACACTGCGCAATTTTTCTGCATTGACAACTTCTTTCCAACTTAGCAAAATCGGAGAGCAGGAGACCTTGGTTGATATGAAAGTGGTGTATGAGACTGAAAAAGAGGAAGCTAATACCGGAGATATAGCATTGCAGCCTGCGATTTCTTACATTCAGTTCCTGGAGAAATATGTATTGGAATCATAG